In Priestia aryabhattai, the DNA window AAATACGAAGGGTATATTCAGAAATCACTTCAACAAGTTGAACGCTTGAAGAAGTTAGAAAACAAAAAGATTCCTGATTATATCGATTATGATGCAATTAATGGTTTAGCTACAGAAGCACGACAAAAATTAAACCAAGTGCGTCCGCTAACGGTAGCGCAAGCTTCACGTATTTCTGGAGTCAACCCAGCTGATATTTCAATCTTACTTGTTTATATTGAACAAGGACGCATCGCTAAAGTATCAAATGATTAAAATTCTTAGGCGCGAAGAAAGGGAAACTCAATGAATATTCAACAGTTTCAACAGCTATTAGAAGAAAAGGGAATTTCTCTTTCTTCTAAACAGCTGAATCAATTTGAAAAGTATTATCAAGTTTTAGTGGAATGGAACGAAAAAATGAATTTAACTGCTATCACTGATCACGGTGAAGTGTATGAAAAGCATTTTTACGATTCTATTTCAGCTGCTTTTTTTCAAGACTTTACAGAAATTGAATCCATGTGTGATGTAGGTGCAGGAGCGGGATTCCCAAGTATTCCGATCAAAATTTGCTTCCCGCATTTGCATGTAACAATCGTTGATTCGTTACAAAAGCGTATTACGTTTTTAACGCACCTTGTAAATGAGCTTGAACTAGACAATGTCACATTATGTCACGATCGAGCTGAAACATTTGGTAAAAAAGAAACCATTCGTGAATCATTTGATCTTGTAACGGCAAGAGCTGTGGCACGTATCTCGGTTCTTAATGAATTCTGTTTACCGCTTGTTAAAGAACAAGGACGCTTTTTAGCAATGAAAGGCGCTTCTGCCCCTGAGGAATTAAAAAATGGAGAAAAATCATTTCAAGTATTAGGTGGAAAAGTGAAGTCGATTGAACATTTCCAATTGCCTTTGGAGCAAAGTGAACGTTACATTATTTTAATAGACAAAATAAAGAAAACGCCTAAAAAATATCCTAGAAAACCTGGTACCCCAGTTAAGCTTCCATTAGAGTAGGCGGTAAATAGATAGAGAAGAAAATG includes these proteins:
- the rsmG gene encoding 16S rRNA (guanine(527)-N(7))-methyltransferase RsmG, which encodes MNIQQFQQLLEEKGISLSSKQLNQFEKYYQVLVEWNEKMNLTAITDHGEVYEKHFYDSISAAFFQDFTEIESMCDVGAGAGFPSIPIKICFPHLHVTIVDSLQKRITFLTHLVNELELDNVTLCHDRAETFGKKETIRESFDLVTARAVARISVLNEFCLPLVKEQGRFLAMKGASAPEELKNGEKSFQVLGGKVKSIEHFQLPLEQSERYIILIDKIKKTPKKYPRKPGTPVKLPLE